In Cupriavidus basilensis, the following proteins share a genomic window:
- a CDS encoding LacI family DNA-binding transcriptional regulator has product MKQAKKAIEGNPPSEEGSGKTPAALPHARSSPRATGSATVADVASIAGVSAMTVSRVLNNPERVSPRTLAVVKGAIERTGYVPNLLAGGLASRRSRLVAVVVPTIANSMFAQVTQALTDELGKSGYQVMLGLSGYDVSREQELLDAILSRRPDGIVLTGTVHTDTTRTRLLKSGIPLVETWDMSPSPMDMLVGFSHEQVGEAVAEYLLGKGYRRFGLVFANDQRGDVRRSGLLAALARHGISDVPLESVPVPTTMGLGKRHFAKLLERAPGLDVVVCSSDPLAQGVVVEAQERGIAVPDQLAVMGFGDYDFAAELSPTLSSVSIDGKAIGIRAARFLVARIEKTESAGSETVVDVGFSIIERRSTSKSKSKSTT; this is encoded by the coding sequence ATGAAGCAGGCAAAAAAAGCCATTGAGGGCAACCCGCCCAGCGAAGAGGGCAGCGGCAAGACACCGGCAGCGTTGCCGCACGCTCGCAGCTCGCCCCGAGCAACCGGCAGCGCCACGGTGGCCGATGTCGCCAGCATCGCTGGCGTATCTGCCATGACGGTGTCGCGGGTCCTGAACAACCCGGAACGGGTTTCGCCTCGCACGCTCGCAGTGGTGAAAGGTGCCATCGAGCGCACTGGCTATGTGCCGAACCTGCTCGCAGGGGGACTGGCTTCACGCCGTAGCCGGCTCGTTGCGGTAGTGGTGCCGACCATCGCGAATTCCATGTTCGCCCAAGTCACGCAGGCGCTCACGGACGAACTCGGCAAGTCCGGATACCAGGTGATGCTCGGCCTTTCCGGATACGACGTGTCGCGCGAGCAGGAATTGCTGGACGCCATCCTGAGCCGCCGTCCCGATGGCATTGTGCTGACCGGCACGGTGCATACCGACACCACGCGCACCCGACTGCTCAAATCCGGCATCCCGCTGGTCGAGACCTGGGATATGAGTCCCTCGCCAATGGACATGCTGGTTGGATTTTCCCACGAGCAGGTCGGGGAGGCCGTGGCGGAGTATCTGTTGGGCAAGGGGTATCGGCGATTCGGACTCGTGTTCGCCAATGACCAGCGTGGCGACGTTCGCCGCAGCGGCTTGCTTGCGGCGTTGGCCAGGCACGGCATCAGCGACGTGCCCCTCGAGTCGGTGCCGGTCCCAACCACCATGGGCTTGGGCAAGCGGCATTTTGCCAAGCTGCTGGAACGTGCCCCTGGGCTGGACGTCGTGGTCTGCAGCTCCGATCCCTTGGCGCAGGGGGTCGTCGTGGAGGCGCAAGAGCGGGGCATTGCTGTTCCGGATCAACTCGCGGTGATGGGGTTCGGTGACTACGATTTCGCCGCCGAGTTGTCTCCGACACTCAGTTCCGTCAGCATCGATGGGAAGGCGATCGGCATTCGCGCCGCGCGTTTCCTGGTCGCCAGGATCGAGAAGACGGAGTCCGCTGGGTCCGAGACCGTTGTCGACGTCGGTTTCAGCATCATCGAAAGAAGAAGCACCTCAAAAAGCAAATCCAAGAGCACGACTTGA
- a CDS encoding Bug family tripartite tricarboxylate transporter substrate binding protein: MTMICPAQARRCVPLICVALAAATLALPAAAQQPYPAKPVNIVVPFPAGGSSDAMGRILAAELQAQLGQSFVVENKGGANGGIGSVAVARAVPDGYTLLISGVGSNAINYGLYNKLPYADKDFAHISLLATGPNVLVVNPEFPARTIQEFLKLVKAAPGKYQAANSGNGSSNHLGMQMLESAAGFKITPVPYKGGAAAISDTLAGHVPILTLNQDVLLPYVKSGKLRPIAVFSAERNPSYPNVPTIAESGFPGFSAVSWFGLAAPAGTPKAIIDRLAAASEKAMANPKVKEKLEAAGFVVVGSSPAKANEFVKAEIEKWGKTVRESGAMVE; encoded by the coding sequence ATGACCATGATTTGCCCGGCGCAGGCGCGCCGTTGCGTTCCCTTGATTTGCGTGGCGCTCGCCGCTGCCACGCTGGCGTTGCCGGCGGCAGCGCAGCAGCCATATCCCGCCAAGCCAGTGAACATCGTTGTGCCGTTCCCCGCGGGGGGCAGCTCCGACGCAATGGGCCGGATCCTGGCCGCAGAACTGCAGGCCCAGCTCGGACAGTCGTTCGTCGTGGAGAACAAGGGCGGCGCTAATGGCGGGATTGGCTCCGTGGCGGTGGCGCGCGCGGTGCCAGACGGCTACACCCTGTTGATCTCTGGCGTGGGTTCGAATGCGATCAACTACGGCCTCTACAACAAGCTGCCGTACGCGGACAAGGATTTTGCCCACATTTCCTTGCTGGCGACCGGGCCGAATGTGCTGGTGGTGAACCCTGAGTTTCCGGCCAGGACCATTCAGGAATTCCTCAAGCTCGTCAAGGCCGCGCCTGGAAAGTACCAGGCTGCCAATTCCGGCAACGGGTCTTCGAACCACCTGGGCATGCAGATGCTCGAGTCCGCCGCAGGATTCAAGATCACGCCCGTGCCCTACAAGGGCGGCGCCGCTGCCATCAGCGACACGCTCGCCGGGCATGTGCCCATCCTCACGCTGAACCAGGACGTTCTGCTGCCGTACGTCAAGTCAGGCAAGCTGCGGCCGATTGCCGTATTCAGCGCCGAGCGGAACCCCTCGTATCCGAACGTGCCGACCATCGCCGAGTCCGGCTTCCCCGGTTTCTCGGCGGTCTCCTGGTTCGGCCTGGCAGCCCCCGCAGGTACACCCAAGGCCATCATCGACAGGCTAGCCGCCGCATCGGAAAAGGCGATGGCCAATCCCAAGGTCAAGGAAAAACTGGAGGCCGCAGGTTTCGTCGTGGTCGGCAGTTCACCCGCCAAGGCGAACGAGTTCGTCAAGGCGGAAATAGAGAAATGGGGCAAGACCGTCAGGGAATCCGGTGCAATGGTCGAGTAG
- a CDS encoding CPBP family intramembrane glutamic endopeptidase, with protein sequence MNPNRPDQTRPITFQWALALTFVAWFVEVILTMLLRPALLRNGMQPMAAASLIRVACYGLVFSTLLHASGLSYRKLFHEGGASVAATLGLLGPPILLMVPLILLLDGLAMVGIEALLPFSADDARMITQMTSGGIGIWVLVCVIAPFVEEMFFRGILLRGMLGRYARADATVYSAFVFGVAHLNIYQFVIAFAIGLFAAALYCRTRSLWPGIVLHAGLNTGVMISAAMAPDSTALEAPLSVWALAVPLGLAGAWMLRRLLWYPRGAGAAEGQS encoded by the coding sequence ATGAATCCCAACCGGCCAGACCAGACCCGACCGATTACCTTCCAGTGGGCGCTAGCGCTCACCTTCGTGGCCTGGTTTGTCGAGGTGATATTGACCATGTTGCTGCGCCCGGCCTTGCTGCGCAACGGCATGCAGCCGATGGCCGCTGCCAGCCTCATCCGCGTGGCCTGCTACGGGCTGGTGTTCAGCACCTTGCTGCATGCCAGCGGGTTGAGCTATCGCAAGCTGTTCCACGAGGGCGGCGCCAGCGTGGCGGCCACGCTCGGCCTGTTGGGCCCGCCGATCCTGCTGATGGTGCCGCTGATCTTGCTGCTCGACGGCCTGGCCATGGTCGGCATAGAGGCGCTGCTCCCCTTTTCCGCCGACGACGCGCGCATGATCACGCAGATGACGAGCGGCGGCATCGGCATCTGGGTGCTGGTGTGCGTGATCGCGCCGTTCGTTGAGGAGATGTTCTTCCGCGGCATCCTGCTGCGCGGCATGCTGGGGCGGTACGCGCGTGCCGATGCCACGGTGTATTCGGCCTTCGTCTTCGGCGTGGCGCACCTGAACATCTACCAGTTCGTGATCGCATTCGCCATCGGGCTGTTCGCGGCGGCGCTCTATTGCCGCACACGTTCGCTGTGGCCCGGCATCGTCCTGCACGCGGGCCTGAACACCGGCGTCATGATCTCAGCCGCGATGGCGCCGGACAGCACGGCGCTGGAAGCGCCGCTCAGCGTGTGGGCGTTAGCGGTTCCACTAGGGCTGGCCGGGGCCTGGATGCTGCGCCGGCTGCTGTGGTACCCGCGTGGCGCGGGTGCGGCCGAAGGCCAATCCTGA
- a CDS encoding 3-hydroxyacyl-CoA dehydrogenase NAD-binding domain-containing protein has product MTSRSSASVFTPLTATVPTVPTVQYGRQGRIAILLLDNPPVNGLGDTVRLGLFDGIAQATQDDAVAAIVILGAGKVFCGGADIRQFNAPAASAQPTLRQVIARIEQSAKPVVAAIHGVALGGGMELALGCHYRIASADASLGLPEVNLGLVPGGGGTQRLPRLIGVPAALELIQGGKPVRGDKAVALGMADALIDGDPLAAAMAFAERVAGLPGAHPVIARRPCADAAGVDFAARSAAVSAKARNALAQRAAIACVQAATRLPIDAGLDDERARFDQLVASTESKALRHLFFAEREAPKVAALPAGASLRTVARVGILGAGTMGAGIAMAFANAGIAVTLLEQQQAALDRGLAMIRRNYEITAAKGKLTAQEIAQRMACITPTLADAALADADLVIEAVFEDMAVKKAVFARLDALCKPGAILATNTSRLSIDVIAASTSRPQDVIGLHFFSPANVMKLLEVVQGERTAPEVIATCMKMARAIGKIPVLVRVCEGFVGNRMLTPYWREAGFLLEEGASPQQVDGALTRFGMAMGPLAMADLAGMDINWATRKRLAPTRPAHLRYSKVADRICEQGRFGQKTNAGYYRYEAGSRAPLPDPAVDALIRACAAEAGIERREVSDEEIVERCMLALANEGARILEEGIARRAADIDVVYVHGYGFPAWRGGPMFHAETIGLGRTLEKIRALNAIHGEHWTPAPLLVRLVAQGRETFAAG; this is encoded by the coding sequence ATGACTTCCCGTTCTTCGGCATCCGTCTTCACCCCGCTCACCGCTACGGTGCCGACGGTGCCGACGGTGCAATACGGCCGCCAGGGCCGTATCGCCATCCTGTTGCTCGACAACCCACCCGTGAACGGCCTCGGGGACACCGTGCGCCTTGGCCTGTTCGACGGCATCGCCCAGGCCACGCAAGACGATGCCGTGGCGGCAATCGTGATCCTCGGCGCCGGCAAGGTGTTCTGCGGCGGCGCGGATATCCGCCAGTTCAATGCGCCGGCTGCCAGCGCGCAGCCCACCCTGCGCCAGGTGATCGCGCGCATCGAGCAGTCGGCCAAGCCGGTGGTTGCCGCCATTCATGGCGTGGCGCTGGGCGGTGGCATGGAACTGGCGCTCGGTTGCCACTACCGCATCGCCAGCGCCGATGCCAGCCTGGGGCTGCCCGAGGTCAACCTCGGGCTGGTGCCGGGCGGCGGCGGCACGCAGCGCCTGCCGCGCCTGATTGGCGTACCGGCGGCGCTGGAGCTGATCCAGGGCGGCAAGCCCGTGCGCGGTGACAAGGCGGTGGCGCTCGGCATGGCCGATGCACTGATCGATGGCGATCCGCTGGCCGCGGCCATGGCCTTCGCCGAGCGCGTGGCCGGTTTGCCGGGCGCCCATCCGGTGATCGCGCGCAGGCCTTGTGCCGATGCCGCTGGCGTGGACTTTGCAGCGCGCAGCGCGGCGGTTAGCGCCAAGGCGCGCAATGCGCTGGCGCAACGCGCCGCCATTGCTTGCGTGCAAGCCGCCACGCGCCTGCCGATCGACGCCGGTCTCGACGACGAACGTGCCCGCTTCGACCAGCTCGTGGCAAGCACGGAATCGAAGGCGCTGCGCCACCTCTTCTTCGCCGAGCGCGAGGCGCCCAAGGTGGCAGCACTGCCGGCAGGCGCATCGCTGCGCACTGTGGCGCGGGTGGGCATTCTCGGCGCCGGCACCATGGGCGCAGGCATTGCCATGGCCTTTGCCAACGCCGGCATTGCGGTGACCTTGCTGGAGCAGCAGCAGGCCGCGCTGGATCGGGGGCTGGCCATGATCCGCCGCAACTACGAGATCACGGCCGCCAAGGGCAAGCTCACGGCGCAGGAGATTGCACAGCGGATGGCATGCATCACGCCCACGCTGGCCGATGCCGCCCTGGCGGACGCCGACCTGGTCATCGAAGCGGTCTTCGAGGACATGGCGGTCAAAAAGGCCGTGTTCGCCCGGCTCGACGCGTTATGCAAGCCCGGCGCCATCCTCGCCACCAATACCTCGCGCCTGAGCATCGACGTGATCGCCGCATCCACTTCGCGCCCGCAAGATGTGATCGGGCTGCACTTCTTCAGCCCGGCCAATGTCATGAAGCTGCTGGAAGTGGTGCAGGGCGAGCGCACCGCTCCGGAGGTCATCGCCACCTGCATGAAGATGGCCCGGGCCATCGGCAAGATCCCGGTGCTGGTGCGCGTGTGCGAAGGGTTTGTCGGCAACCGCATGCTCACGCCATACTGGCGCGAGGCCGGCTTCCTGCTGGAGGAGGGCGCATCGCCGCAACAGGTGGACGGCGCGCTCACGCGCTTTGGCATGGCCATGGGCCCGCTGGCCATGGCCGATCTTGCCGGCATGGATATCAACTGGGCCACGCGCAAGCGGCTCGCGCCGACGCGGCCCGCGCACCTGCGCTACTCCAAGGTGGCCGATCGCATCTGCGAGCAAGGCCGCTTCGGCCAGAAGACCAATGCGGGCTATTACCGCTACGAAGCCGGTAGCCGCGCGCCGCTGCCCGATCCGGCGGTCGACGCACTGATCCGCGCCTGCGCGGCGGAAGCCGGCATCGAACGCCGCGAGGTGAGTGACGAGGAGATCGTCGAGCGCTGCATGCTCGCGCTGGCCAACGAGGGCGCGCGCATCCTGGAGGAGGGCATCGCGCGGCGCGCCGCGGATATCGACGTGGTGTACGTGCATGGCTACGGCTTTCCTGCCTGGCGCGGCGGGCCGATGTTCCATGCCGAGACCATCGGCCTGGGCCGCACGCTCGAGAAGATCCGGGCGTTGAATGCCATCCACGGCGAGCACTGGACGCCGGCGCCACTGCTGGTGCGGCTGGTGGCGCAGGGCCGCGAGACCTTCGCCGCAGGCTGA
- a CDS encoding L-talarate/galactarate dehydratase, with the protein MTTQHQPKTGANDNIASIRLSSVYLPLATPISDAKVLTGRQKPMTEIAILFAEIETEGGDKGLGFSYAKRAGGPGQFAHAREIAPALIGEDANDIARLWNKLIWAGASVGRSGLATQAIGAFDVALWDLKARRANLPLAKLLGAHRDSVKCYNTSGGFLHTPLDQLLMNASKSVEKGIGGIKLKVGQPDCAADIQRVETVRKHLGDGFALMVDANQQWDRPTAQRMCRILEQFNLIWIEEPLDAYDSEGHAALAAQFDTPIATGEMLTSVAEHWDLIRHRAADYLMPDGPRVGGITPFLTVATLADHAGLMIAPHFAMELHVHLAAAYPREPWVEHFEWLEPLFNERLEIKDGRMLVPTRPGIGVSLSGQVAGWTREQAEFGAKR; encoded by the coding sequence ATGACCACGCAGCACCAGCCGAAGACCGGCGCAAACGACAACATCGCATCGATCCGGCTTTCGTCGGTGTACCTGCCGCTCGCGACGCCCATCAGCGACGCCAAGGTGCTGACCGGCAGACAGAAGCCGATGACCGAGATCGCGATACTCTTTGCCGAGATCGAGACGGAAGGTGGCGACAAGGGGCTCGGATTCAGCTACGCCAAGCGGGCCGGGGGACCCGGGCAATTCGCACATGCCAGGGAGATCGCTCCGGCGCTGATCGGCGAGGATGCCAACGACATCGCGCGGCTGTGGAACAAGCTGATCTGGGCGGGTGCATCCGTTGGGCGCAGCGGCTTGGCCACGCAAGCCATTGGCGCATTCGACGTTGCGCTGTGGGACCTCAAGGCCAGGCGCGCCAACTTGCCGCTGGCGAAGCTCCTCGGTGCGCACCGCGACTCGGTGAAGTGCTACAACACCTCGGGCGGCTTTCTTCATACGCCGCTCGACCAGCTCCTGATGAACGCGAGCAAATCGGTGGAGAAGGGCATCGGCGGCATCAAGCTGAAGGTGGGGCAGCCCGACTGCGCCGCCGACATCCAGCGGGTCGAGACAGTGCGCAAACACCTGGGTGATGGCTTTGCGCTGATGGTCGATGCCAACCAGCAGTGGGACCGGCCGACCGCGCAGCGCATGTGCCGCATCCTGGAGCAGTTCAACCTGATCTGGATCGAAGAGCCGCTGGACGCCTACGACTCCGAAGGCCATGCCGCATTGGCCGCCCAGTTCGACACGCCGATCGCCACCGGCGAGATGCTGACTAGCGTGGCAGAGCACTGGGACCTGATTCGCCATCGCGCAGCCGATTACCTGATGCCCGATGGCCCGCGCGTGGGCGGCATCACGCCCTTCCTGACGGTGGCAACGCTGGCCGATCACGCGGGACTGATGATTGCCCCTCACTTTGCCATGGAGTTGCATGTCCACCTCGCGGCAGCGTACCCGCGCGAGCCGTGGGTTGAGCACTTTGAATGGCTGGAGCCATTGTTCAATGAACGCCTCGAAATCAAGGACGGCCGCATGCTGGTGCCGACGCGGCCGGGGATCGGTGTGAGCCTGAGCGGTCAAGTGGCCGGGTGGACCCGGGAGCAGGCGGAGTTCGGCGCCAAGCGGTAA
- a CDS encoding FUSC family protein has translation MTSTLLSRAHPWLRRVLRPVLDPARRYRHAKVIHAARVALGLLTSIALTTGIHLPHGEWASITLLVVIGGLQHHGNIRKKAAERALGTLIGAGAGLVIILQQSYFHAPLLSYALIVIACAICAYHAIGKGGYVALLSAITIFIVAGHGENAIADGLWRAADVLIGIAIALLFSFALPLHATYTWRYKLAEALRSCARMHTAIVNDAGFDRAVLQQAMVLQGSLLVQLRSLMPSVAKEINVSMDQLEAIQHAMRVCISLLEVLAATRPRVDDEQAKAFVRDHLAEENRRISAMLIGMARALTHGVVARLAPRGTCSLARIAGTVAPQWAGYVSLTLRLSGEFDDLRQRLAAIADRWNI, from the coding sequence ATGACCAGCACGCTGCTTTCCCGTGCCCATCCGTGGCTGCGGCGCGTGCTGCGCCCGGTGCTGGACCCGGCGCGCCGCTACCGCCATGCCAAGGTGATTCATGCCGCCAGGGTGGCGCTTGGCCTGCTGACGTCCATTGCGCTGACCACGGGCATCCACCTGCCTCATGGCGAATGGGCATCGATCACGCTGCTGGTGGTCATCGGCGGCCTGCAGCACCACGGCAATATCCGCAAGAAGGCGGCCGAGCGTGCGCTCGGCACGCTGATCGGCGCGGGCGCGGGGCTGGTGATCATCCTGCAGCAATCGTATTTTCACGCGCCCTTGCTCAGCTACGCGCTGATCGTCATCGCTTGCGCCATCTGTGCGTATCACGCGATCGGCAAGGGTGGCTACGTGGCGCTGCTCTCCGCCATTACCATCTTTATCGTCGCCGGCCATGGCGAGAACGCCATTGCGGACGGCCTCTGGCGCGCGGCGGATGTGCTGATCGGCATCGCGATCGCACTGCTGTTCTCCTTCGCGCTGCCCCTGCACGCCACCTATACGTGGCGCTACAAGCTGGCCGAGGCCCTGCGCAGTTGCGCCAGGATGCACACGGCCATCGTCAACGATGCGGGCTTCGACCGGGCCGTGCTGCAGCAGGCCATGGTCCTGCAAGGCAGCTTGCTGGTACAGCTGCGATCGCTGATGCCGTCGGTGGCCAAGGAGATCAATGTCTCGATGGACCAGCTCGAAGCCATCCAGCACGCCATGCGCGTGTGCATCAGCCTGCTGGAAGTGCTCGCGGCCACGCGCCCGCGCGTTGACGACGAACAGGCCAAGGCATTCGTGCGCGACCATCTTGCCGAAGAGAACCGCCGCATCAGCGCCATGCTGATCGGCATGGCGCGCGCGTTGACCCATGGCGTGGTGGCGCGCCTGGCGCCGCGTGGTACTTGTTCGCTTGCGCGAATTGCGGGCACCGTTGCGCCGCAATGGGCTGGCTATGTCTCGCTGACGCTGCGCTTGTCCGGCGAGTTCGACGATCTCAGGCAGCGTCTGGCGGCCATCGCGGATCGCTGGAACATTTAA